The Acidobacteriaceae bacterium nucleotide sequence GACAGCGCCAAGCCCTTCGGACTCTCGTGAATCAGATGGTGGAGAAGACGAGTGTCCATCTCGTTCTCACTGTGCAAGAGCTCGTCGAGCGCTTCAAGCGTTGGACCATCCAAGTCTGCGATGTACCAAAAGATCGGAGCTAGAGCGTGGTACGCCTCCGGAAAGATGCGAAGAAGATCAATGAAGTCGAAAATCGCGTCACGGTACTCCGGAGAGTTCTTCGCATCACGCAGACTCGACCAAGAGAACGACGAAGGGATGGCCTTATAGTCAGAATCCACCCCATCGCTGTCCAGCTTCGCTCTGTGCTGCAGCCGTTGTTTCAAGAACGCCACAATCGCTCTAGGACAGGTAGAGCACAACTGCGAAAACAATCCACCGATAGAGTCGCGCTCAAGCTTTTCGATAGGGACTAGATTCGAGAGAACACGTTCGGCCTGGTCGCGGCTGAAAAGGTTCTTTGGTAGAGGGTGAACCCCAAGATTGTGGCAGTAATGTCCAGCAAGATACTGCTCCGTTCCGATTTTGAGGTCAGCATAGAGTTGGGCGGCTTCCGCTGCATAGCTGGAATGCTGCATGAAACGCCGCAGTCCAGCCATGAGATCGGCTAAAACGTAGTCCTCTGTGCGTGTCGCAAGAGCACGTAGCAAGTCAAAATCTTCAGGGATTGCGTACTCGACAGGAAATCCATAAGACGCTGTGCAGGCCGAAGCCCGGGCTAGAAAAACGTTCGGAGATTGCGCAAACAATAAACCGTAGTGCTGATATTGTGAGGGGTTGGAATAGCGCCATGCTTGCAGTGCAAAGGCCCCCTCCGTCGCCAGATAGGGCTTCTGATCAGTGACCAAATGTTCACTGAATGCACCCAGAAAATCGGCATCTTTACAGAGACGAGAAAACACCTGATCGAGGGCTTGGAGCCGCAGACCTGCGTCCACAGCAACGCGGATTACTCGTTCAACTGCATGGATCTGGTCCATCTGTCTCGGATGAGCTTGCGTAAGCTCGTCGAACGCCAGATCTTCGATACTCTGCCGCCAACCAGGAATCGAAACATCGTTGAACCTGATTTCTCCATCCTCATAAGGGTTCGTGCAAAGAGCGTAAAGAAGATTGCCAAAGGGGGGAGTTTGGAGCTCGGCCAGGATACTCGCAGCTCTTGCTTTGACGGTAGCTGACAGTGCCGAACGACGACCGATCCGGCTGAGCAATAGTCGAAGCTTGAAGGACAGAGCGGGACTTAGGTTTCCAGAACCGATACGAGCATGAATGCATTCGAGCGCCTTGAGGCGTTCGACCTCCTGCCAATCGAGCTCTTCTTGGGTAACAGAGCGGCCCATCTTCGGATGAAACTCAGCGATGACGTATCCAAGCTCCTTTGCAGCCAACACAGCAATGCGTGGCGAGGACGAGGCGAGCTTCTCGCAGATGATCTTCAACACACGCTGCCTGAGATGGGCCGTGCCGGTGTAATTCACTGGCAGCGCTGTGAAGGTGAAGGCACGCTTCCTCCAACCGTGGTCATCGACTTCGCACGCTAACAGCTCGTTGAGCAGGTCAAATGGCGTGAACTTACCGCTATAGGCGGAGTCATCTCCGGCTTTCTTCTCGACCATGTCGAGGAATCGTTCATTGAAATGGACGCTTTTGTATCGGTGATACGAGAGCGCTTCTTTAAGAGCTCTACGGGCTCCGTTATGGACGCCCTCGTTATTCGCCTGAGACAGCGTCCACAGTCGATCGAAGGCTCCCTGCGCAGCGGCCTCATGATAGATCGTCACACCTAGAAGCGGTGACACCTGCCGGAGCAATTCGTCCTGCGTCACCTTCCTGATGCTGTAGAACCGCTCGGGCTGCACTGGCTCGTCCATCGCGATCTCGGCGATTCGTTGCACACGTTCCGGTTGAAACGGCGAAAATGATGCAATGTCGCGCAGAAACCGTTCTCTTTCAATCGCACCTTGAGCTCGAAAGCTAGCGTATAGTGTTTCCCAGATTTGATCGAGCAGCCGTGACTCGGGTGTACGTTGGGTGATCCTCCAGTCCAACTCCGCGAAGTTCTTAAGGAGATTTGAAAGATGGGTGTCACTGAACGACTCAAATACTGCATCTGCAAAACCCGTCGACACCCCTGATTGCCCCACCGATGCCGACTCCAAGAGGTAGTCTCCAAACAGATCCGGAGCAATGCGTAGTCCACCTCTTCCGCGTACCAGAACGCCCCGCTGTTCAAGGTCATCAAGCCCCTGCCAAACTTGGTCGGGGCGAATAGAAAGAAAGGCTGCAGCACGGTTACCGAAGTTGTTGTCTTGTTCCAAAACCGGCTGAACGGCAGACATCAACCGGAGCAACTCTTGCCGGCTTCTACCACCTGCGGGAAGATCCCCTTCGCAGTCTGCTGCGAACTTTGAAAACACAGCATTGCGAAAGTCGAGGTCGTTGACCAACAGATCGGGTGATATCTGTCCGCGTGCAATCAGTCGGCCGCCAACGACAGTTATCAGAGGAGTATCTGCGGAAACCCTGGAGAGTGCTTCAGCATTGCTCTCGAACTGAGTTCCCAAGACTTCCCTGGCAATTTCCAAGACAGCATCGGGATTGGGTTCACGCAAGGAATCGAACCGGCGGATAAAGCTCTCGTCGGCCTCACGAGCTAGCGTTTCGTTGACGTACGCTTGACCGCTAGGCCGCGTTGCAATCACTAGTTTGCGTTTTGGTCCATTCCCGGTGTCGGTTGCGACATAAGCGATCAGATGGTTGAGATCGCTGTACTGGTGCGCATCGTCAACGATCAGGACAGTGTTCTCCGCAGGAACAGCCTTCGATGTCTCGTCGGTCCACTGCCCATGTGGATTCACCCATAGATAACGCCATCCTGTGAGCGACGTAGACCAGTCGATCAATAACTTCGTCTTTCCGACGCCACCTCGGCCAGGAAGGACGGCGATCCGTACACCATCGTCTTCAATAAAGCGCTTCAGTTCCTGGAGCCGCCCACGGCGTCCATAGAGTGTCTGGTCGTAATCGAAAAGAACCCCACGAGGTCCTCGGCGTTTTGGTTCGTAGAAAGTGTTTACGGCGATCTGAGAAGTACGTCGCTCAAGGACCTCGATGCGACTTTCATGATCGGCAAGCTTCGCGTCAACGTCGGCAATCCAGGTTCGCAGCGCGGCTGCGGAAATGTGGTCCGCGAGCGTCATGGACGATGCGGTCAACTCCTGAAGAAGCATTGCATGCGTTAATACTTTGTCTCCTGCTTGGCCGAGGAGGCTGACGACAAAGCTGAAGAGATTGCGGTATTGAATCTTTGCTCTTTGCTCCGAATTGTCTGGATCGCGCGCTTGGAGCTCTTCGCGAACAAGACGTTCAACCTCCTCGTGATTGCCCGCTCCGGTTACCCACTCAAAAGATCGAACCAGATCTTTAAAATCATTTTCGTCCTGGTCATCGAGAGTCCGGTGTAACGCTGCCCAACTCTCTTCCGTAACGGCTTCCGGTTTCGGGCAGGACTTAAGAAAAGTCTTTATAGCGAGAAGAGGCACGCTCGCTGAAGCGCCCGACAATGCTCCACTCTGTATCTGTTTCCAGAGTTCGATGCCAGGTTCAGCCGGCGACCAAGGAGATCGTTCCTTGCTTACAAAAGACGTCGTCAGAAATCGAAAGGTGATGCTGAGGCCCGGATTGGACTCACGATGACGACAGAAATTCGCAATGGACTCAAGGCTATCCGGCGTCCGCAGAGTGATATTGGAACTGGTCTGCTTCAGTTGTTCTAGAAGACGCTTCTTACTTCCACCGTCCGAATTAGCTGCAGCGACAACGGTGTCAATATCCTCGCCTGCTTCGAGGACAAGTTGATTTCCATCCGGAAGATCGAGCCAACGCGCGATCGTGACATTGACCTGGTAGATATACCCGGCGAATGTGGAAGCTGCGTCGCGCCCCGGAATGGGAAAGAAGCTCATTGACCTTCCAGTTTATCTTTTGAACTGGCGGGTACCCCCATTAGTTCTGGGTGAATTACAGCATTACGCCAGCATTCCGAGAGAGTGACAACAGGACATTACGCAGCAATCTGATGCACGTAGTACGGGACTTCCTTATCCGAGAGTATGTGTTCTAGTCGTTCTTTGCTCGCTCCGCTCGGAGTAAGCCATTCGGACAGATACTTCTCCTGAAGCGTGATGATGGTGCGCTGATGTCCCGTTGCAGCGACTTCAGGAAGCGGTTCATCGGTAATCGCGGCGAACGAGTAGAGGTCTGGCTCATTGGGTTTCGTCCAGCGGTCCCAGATGCAGGCTACGAGCATGTCGCTGGATGGTTGAGGATCGAACTCTAGGACGAGATTCTTTGGTTTCTCTTCGGGAGCTAGCTTGCGATGTTCATAGAGATGAAGCGGAACATTCTCGTAGAAGCCTGAAATGACCAACACGGCATGATGCTGCCCGTAGACCTTGCTCCAGTAGTCATCCAGACTGTCGCGCCGCGCGTTGTACGTTCCCGGAAACCGCTTGTCGTAGTCTGCGGGCTTTCCCGCCAACCGGCAGGCGTAGCGCATGGGACGAATGAGGGTCTTATCATTTTCTCGAATGAGGACTGGCGCGTAGATCATCGGGAAGATGCGGGCGTCTTCATTGTTGGGTTCGGTTCTTCTGAGATCTGCCAGCTGTTCCAGCAGAGCCTGAGACTTAGCAGTCCCGATGCGAACGTCTTCCCGAGCCTTCTTCGTTTCCTTCTTTGCGAGGGCTTCTTCGGCAACCGCGATACGCCGCTTCTGAACGAAGACTTCGCTCTCCCAATCCGTTCGCTTCTCTTTGAGGTACTGAGCGATGTATCCGGCGGTGCGCTTTTGAACCTCCGTTTCCGGGTTTGCGAAGTTGCGCTGCAAATCGCGCGACATCTTGATGTCTTCGCCTTCGGCTCGGCGGCGGTATGCGTCTTCAAACGCCTCCCAATCGACTTCCGCCTCGTAGCGGCGCGAGAGGTGTTTGAGGTTCTGTCGAACTCGTGCCGAGTAACACATGGGTTTCCATTATAAGATTTTGGGCCCGATTCACATCTTGACCAGACGCAAGCCGTTATCTATGAGCTAGATAGGAATTCATGCACCTGTTCTTATGCAATTCGGCGGCTTGACCTTCCTCCCCACTGATAGGCGAATATAAAGCGAAGGTGTTCGCCATGGCCTCCGCCGCCACAATCCGGGTGCAAGTAGAGTCGGCCCTCGCGCGGAAGTATCCTTCTGCACTGACGCCTCCCCCTCGCATGGTGCGCCCGGTCGTTTCGTCGGGCATAGACGCTCTTGACGAACTGATACAGGGGGGCTTGCCCGTTGGGGCGGTTACGGAGTTTGTAGGAGAAGAGTGCTCCGGGCGTATGTCGCTGGCCCTGTCGTTCCTGTCGCAGATTACGGCGATGGGCAAGGTGTGCGCTTGGATCGACGCCTCCAATACCTTTGACCCCTCATCGGCGGCTTCGGTCGGCGTAGACCTCAAGCGGCTCTTGTGGGTGCGTTGCGGTGTCAGCGAGGCAACCGTCGAACCTGAGACACGGAAGTTTGCTCTTCCCGCAGCGTGCTTCGCTTCCAAGCCTGGATTGAAGGGACTTCATGGCGGCGGACATGGAACGCACCCACGATCAGAGGTCAAAGGACTTTCAGCCGCTGTCGATAAGTTCTTGAGCAACGAAACAGTGACTGCCAGATGTGCGGAGCCAATCTCAAAACCTCGGCCTGCTCCACGGCACTTTGAGTCCAGCTTGAAATCGTCCACTGTACCTGTACGCACCCCGCGACGCGCGAAAGTCTACAGCGCGGTTGAGCAAGCACTAAGGACAACAGACCTGTTGATTCAGACTGGCGGTTTCAGCGCAATCGTTCTTGACTTTGGAGAGATCGCCAGCGAAGTGGTCTCTAAAATCGAGCTGTCCACTTGGCATAGGTATAGGGTCGCGTCGGAGCAGACCCAATCGAGCATCGTGCTCCTCTCGCAATACGCTTGTGCCAAGAGCGGCTCAGAATTACAGCTTCGGCTTTCCGCGCTGGAGAACCTGAGAGAAGAGCGAACGGTATTCACCGGTCTCAAGGCCCGCGCAGAAGTGCTTCGACAGCGTTTCCCGCAAGCTCCCTCGAACGTCGTACCAATGCGAAAGTCACCTCAACGGATCTGTGAAGCTCGCTGGGATCATCGCGCGAGTTGGGCAGGTCCCCGATGAAGCATGTGCCTGAGCTATATGCCTGCATTTATGTGCGCGAACTCCCCGCTCAAGCATTGCTGCGTTTACGGCCTGAACTGAAGGAGAAGCCATGCGTCGTTCTGGAGGGTGAAGCACTTGGCCAAACAGTGTGTTCCCTGAATACGCGGGCGCGACTGCTCGGACTCCGGCAAGGCATGACGAAGGTTGAAGTTGAGACCTTCGAAGACGTGATCGTGTTGCAGCGAAGCGTGAAAACCGAGAGTGCCGTCCGTTCTGTTTTGTTGGAATGCGCTGGAGCCTTCTCACCACGACTGGAAGATCGAAGTGTCGATGGGATTTTCATCTGCGCCGTGGACGTTGCAGGCACAGAAGGTTTGTTTGGACCTCCACAACTTCTGCCGAAACTCGTTCGCCAACGCATTAGCGCTGTCGGTGTCGTTGCCTCGGTGACTGTGAGTGCGAACCTGAACACCGCCATTTGCCTCGCGCGTGGGCTCAAACATGGAGTGGCAATTCAAGTTGTGCCTCGCGGGGCCGAGGCGCAAGCGTTAGGGGCGCTCCCTGTCTCGGTGTTACACATCACGCCGTCGCAAGCGGAAACCTTCAGCGTATGGGGAATTCGTAATGTCGCTGCACTCGCTGCGCTCCCCGAGAAGTCCCTGATCGCTCGTCTGGGGCAAGATGCCAAGCGATTGCTACAGCTCGCGAACGGTACACGACCACACCTGTTCCAGCCGATTGATATTCCCTTCGTGTTGGAAGAGCAGATTGAACTCGATTTTCCGTTGGACGATCTTGAATCCCTGCTCTTCGGCGTTTCAACGATGCTGGAACAGCTTATCGTTCGCGCCAAGTCTCGCGTGCTCGCCTTAGCTTCGGTGACGATTACGCTACGTTTGGGCGGTGGAGGCTCTCACGAACGCAAGGTGAATCCGCGCGTGCCGACGAACGAAAAGCAGCTATGGGTCAAGCTGTTGCACCTTGACCTCGAAGGCCATCCTCCACCCGCGTCCATCCTTGGCGTTCACCTCTTCGCGGAGACAGGAGCAACAAGCAAAGTTCAACTTGGGTTGTTCTCTCCACAACTGCCTGAACCCGGAAAGCTCGATGTGACCTTGGCCCGTATTACGGCCATCGTTGGCGAGAACAACGTCGGACAAGCGGTGCTTGACGACACACTGCGAGCGAGCGATTTCCA carries:
- a CDS encoding SOS response-associated peptidase family protein, whose protein sequence is MCYSARVRQNLKHLSRRYEAEVDWEAFEDAYRRRAEGEDIKMSRDLQRNFANPETEVQKRTAGYIAQYLKEKRTDWESEVFVQKRRIAVAEEALAKKETKKAREDVRIGTAKSQALLEQLADLRRTEPNNEDARIFPMIYAPVLIRENDKTLIRPMRYACRLAGKPADYDKRFPGTYNARRDSLDDYWSKVYGQHHAVLVISGFYENVPLHLYEHRKLAPEEKPKNLVLEFDPQPSSDMLVACIWDRWTKPNEPDLYSFAAITDEPLPEVAATGHQRTIITLQEKYLSEWLTPSGASKERLEHILSDKEVPYYVHQIAA
- a CDS encoding recombinase RecA, whose product is MVRPVVSSGIDALDELIQGGLPVGAVTEFVGEECSGRMSLALSFLSQITAMGKVCAWIDASNTFDPSSAASVGVDLKRLLWVRCGVSEATVEPETRKFALPAACFASKPGLKGLHGGGHGTHPRSEVKGLSAAVDKFLSNETVTARCAEPISKPRPAPRHFESSLKSSTVPVRTPRRAKVYSAVEQALRTTDLLIQTGGFSAIVLDFGEIASEVVSKIELSTWHRYRVASEQTQSSIVLLSQYACAKSGSELQLRLSALENLREERTVFTGLKARAEVLRQRFPQAPSNVVPMRKSPQRICEARWDHRASWAGPR
- a CDS encoding DNA polymerase Y family protein; this translates as MKHVPELYACIYVRELPAQALLRLRPELKEKPCVVLEGEALGQTVCSLNTRARLLGLRQGMTKVEVETFEDVIVLQRSVKTESAVRSVLLECAGAFSPRLEDRSVDGIFICAVDVAGTEGLFGPPQLLPKLVRQRISAVGVVASVTVSANLNTAICLARGLKHGVAIQVVPRGAEAQALGALPVSVLHITPSQAETFSVWGIRNVAALAALPEKSLIARLGQDAKRLLQLANGTRPHLFQPIDIPFVLEEQIELDFPLDDLESLLFGVSTMLEQLIVRAKSRVLALASVTITLRLGGGGSHERKVNPRVPTNEKQLWVKLLHLDLEGHPPPASILGVHLFAETGATSKVQLGLFSPQLPEPGKLDVTLARITAIVGENNVGQAVLDDTLRASDFHVEPFSITTAEPTPVQKSSALCLRVLRPAERTRVDIQRGLPQQVHFRSRCYLIQEAYGPWLSGGDWWNEAIWGNEQWDVVGKASDNAMLVCRLARDFIANDWRVAGLYD